The genome window GTAGTTCAGCGCGACGGCCGCCGCGTCCGCCGGGTCGATCCCGTCCGGCAGCAGCACCGCCCGGTCCTCGGGGACCACCAGCCGCTCGGTGTAGCCGCCCTCGCGCACCAGCGCGACCACCCGCTGACCCGGGCGCAGCCGGGTGACCCCGGGGCCGACCTCCTGCACCACGCCGGTCACGTCGTAGCCGGGCGTGAACGGCGGTTTGGGCCCGCCGGGGATCACCCCCACCCGCAGCAGGATGTCGCCGAAGGAGACGCCGGCCGCCAGCACCCGGACCAGCACCTGGCCGGGGCCCGGCCGCTGCTCCTGCTCGGTGATCGTCTCCAGGACCTCGGCGCCGCCGCGCCGGCTCACGATGACACGTGTGTATCCCATGGTGCCCTCTCAGTCGATGGGTCCGCCGCGACGAGACCGCCGCCCGCCCGCCGGCGGTCAGTTGAAGCGGTACTCGGTCAGGTCGCGCACCCGGCGGTAGCCGACCCGCTCGACCACAGCCTGCATCGCGGCGTAGTCGAGGAAGTGGGTGCAGACGCAGGCCTGCGCGCCGGCGGCCAGCGCCCGCGCGGTGACCTCGCCGAGCAGCGCGCCCGCGTAACCGCCGTTGCGGTGGTCGGGGGAGACGAAGACGCCGGACGGCCGGACCACGCCGCCGATCGGCTTGGCCCAGCCGGCCGCGCCGACCGGCTCGCCGTCGACCTCCCAGACGATCAGCCGACCGCCGGCGAACTGGGTGCGGGCCATGTGCGCGGTGTGCCGGGCGATCTTCTCCTGCGCCAGCCCGCTGTCCCGCATCACCGCCGCGTACCACTGCCCGATCCGCTCGACCTCGTCGGCCCGGGCCGGGCGGGCCGCGCCCGCCGCACCCGAGGCCGGCGGCGTGCTGTCGCAGCGCATCAGCCACTGGTCCCGCTCGCGGGTGGCGGTGCCGCCGCGCACCTCGCGCCAGCGCTCGGCGAAGGCGCCCGCCGACTCCTCCGGGCCGTTCACCCCGGGCAGTTCGGGCAGCCGCCCGGCCAGCTCCTCGGCCAGGGCCGCGGCGGCCGGCGCGGGCATCGCCGAAATGGTCATCCGGTAGGGCGACATCACCCAGGCGGCGCCCACCGGCTGCCCGCCGTCGGACACCCAGGCGAAGACGGCCGGCTGCCCGTCCCCGGGCAACTGCCCGTCCGGATCGGTGGCGTGACTGAGCAGCAGGTTGTTCGACACCGGGTCGCCGAGCAGCCACTTCTCCGCGGCAGCGGAGAACACGGCGGGCTCGGGAGTGGTGGACACGTCCATCGCGGTTCGCTCCGATCGGGTCGTCCGACGGGGGTCGGTTGTCTCACCCGCCACGTTAGGAGCCACCCGGTCACCCCAGTAGGTCCGCGCATCACCGATCGGACGGGCCGAATTCCCGCCCCGGCTGGGATCGCTGCCAGACGTGGCTGGGACACCGCCGCCAGGAGGCTGAGCAGCGGCTTCGAGGACCGGCCCCGGAGGACGGCGGCACTGCGACGGCAGGAGAGGACACTCAGGTGGACGACCTGAACGAGGGTCATGACCAGTACGGCGGCCGGGAACCGATCGCCGTGATCGGGATGGGCTGCCGGTTCCCCGGCGCGGCCGACTCCCCGGCGGCGTTCTGGGAGCTCCTGCTGGCGGGCCGCGACGCCATCGGCGAGGCGCCCGCCGAGCGCTGGGCGAACTACCGCGAGCGCGGCGGCGAGGACGCCGCGGCGCTGCGCGCGACCACCCGGCTGGGCGGATTCCTACCCGACATCCACGGCTTCGACGCGAGCTTCTTCG of Kitasatospora viridis contains these proteins:
- a CDS encoding GNAT family N-acetyltransferase; the protein is MDVSTTPEPAVFSAAAEKWLLGDPVSNNLLLSHATDPDGQLPGDGQPAVFAWVSDGGQPVGAAWVMSPYRMTISAMPAPAAAALAEELAGRLPELPGVNGPEESAGAFAERWREVRGGTATRERDQWLMRCDSTPPASGAAGAARPARADEVERIGQWYAAVMRDSGLAQEKIARHTAHMARTQFAGGRLIVWEVDGEPVGAAGWAKPIGGVVRPSGVFVSPDHRNGGYAGALLGEVTARALAAGAQACVCTHFLDYAAMQAVVERVGYRRVRDLTEYRFN